The following are from one region of the Silene latifolia isolate original U9 population chromosome 9, ASM4854445v1, whole genome shotgun sequence genome:
- the LOC141598355 gene encoding plasma membrane ATPase 2-like, which produces MVTRASRTENQGAMNAGIVNMLAAPKTAHAGVQEIHFFPFNPTNKRPTLAEFDSNGKVHRIMLVSANSNWTYSWDHLMTTSGLLGAIWSANDCAVYE; this is translated from the exons ATGGTGACTCGAGCATCCCGAACAGAAAACCAGGGTGCAATGAATGCAGGCATAGTTAACATGTTAGCTGCCCCAAAGACG GCACATGCTGGGGTTCAGGAGATACACTTTTTCCCATTTAATCCAACTAACAAAAGGCCAACATTAGCTGAATTTGACAGCAATGGTAAAGTGCATCGG ATTATGTTGGTTAGTGCAAATTCCAATTGGACTTACTCCTGGGATCACCTGATGACCACGTCTGGGTTGCTAGGTGCAATTTGGAG TGCAAATGATTGTGCTGTTTATGAATAA